The region TCCAACAACTCAACATCTACCGGTCCTGATACTCCAATAACCATAAGCTAAAATTTATCCTTCTGTACTATTTATGACAGTTTTCCTGTATTTCAAAACGAGCCTGCCAACGTAACTTGTCGGGTTATCCTCTAACCCGAGCCTGGAGAGAAGCGCGTTGATTTGGTTCTTTAGGGTCTTGTGGGGGAAAAATAATGTCAAGACTAAAAAGAGAACAGCCCCTGTGCTGATCTGGGCGCCAAGTACAAGTAGATGAGGCAGGCCAACGCTTCGCAGCATGGTGCTTAGAACGTATATCACGGCAGCTATCACCATTCCGTTGACTATACCTGGCACATATACCAGGAGTTGTTTTGAATAGCTGAGTTTCAGGATGCGATTAAGTACCGTTTGGTAGAAAAGGGTACGGACCAGTTCCCCGGCAAGTATGGCAAAGGCGAAACCTATCAAACCCTGATCCCTGAAAAGAAAGAAGAAGCCCGTGATCACGCCTATAAAGAGCAGTGTGAGCACTATCTTTGCGTTGAGCACGGCCTTGGCGTCACACACGATACCGGCAAACATGGTTATAAAGCTCAAAGGTATTGCCAGGCAGAGAACCTGAAGCACTGGGATCGACTCGCCCCACTGGTCTCCTAAAAGGACATATACTACTTCGGGCGCTGCCACTAACAACCCCAGACAAGTGGGGATGATAATGGTGGCCAGGAGCGTCGTGCTGGAAATATAGGCACTGGCCAGCTTGGTTGTTTCTGCCTGTAACTTACTGAAAGATGGGAAAATAACACGGCTGATGGTGCGTGTAAGCATATACATGGGCAGGTTCACCAGCCGGTGTGCCCTGTCGTATATGCCAAGCGTGTAGGGGCCGAGTGTCTTTCCAATAAGGATGGTGGCCATGTCCTGGCTGATAAACTCCAGGAAACTGATGACAGACATTTTGCTGCCATAGCTAAACAATGGCTTATAAGACTCCCACTTAAAATGGGGCAGGACGTTATGCCTTGTTATCACGTAAGCCCCAATTGCTACAAGGGCAGACTGTGTGAGTGTGGCGATAACGAGGCTCCAAACTCCATAGCCCAGGTAAGCGAGCAGCACCCCCACACCTAAATACGAAATGACATAAGAGAGCGTCTCGACGATACTTAGTTCCTTGAAACGCATGTTTCGCTCAGACAGGCTAAAAGCTGTGGCTGAGAGGCCAGCTATCAGAAAAGCAAGCGACATGACACGGACAATCGGGGTGACGGCCTCGCTCTCGAATGTGCCGTTGTCAAAGAACATGGTAGCAAGAGGAGCCAGTGCCCACACCAGCAGCGTGAATGCTAACCCTAATAGAGTGGACGATGTAAAGGCCGCCCTAATGTTATCCTCTGATAACTCTTCCTTCTGTATAATCGCCTGAGAAAGGCCAAGGTGGGCGAAGTAACTGCCAAACCGGATGATAACACCTGCAATAGCCACCAGGCCGAAAGCCTCCGGGGCCAGCAGGCGGGCCATGGCCGAAGTATAGCCGATCTGCATCACTGCGTTGGCGATGGTAGAGACGGATCCCCACTTCAGGCCGCTGACAGCTTTGGAGGCTAGGTTTTTACTCATGTGTGAAACGCTAAGATAGTAGAAGCAGGCTGGGTGCAGCCGTTAGAGCTGCACCCAGCCTGTTGGTTTGGTAAAGACGTTAGGCGTAATAGTACTTGGCGTTTTTCTTGTAGCCGTACTCGTAGGTCTTGTTGTAGTTCAGATCGTTCATGATCATGTAGATATTCTTGATCCGCTTGGCGTTATAGAGCTCGTTTATCTCCGCCAGCATATCCTTGTTCGTATACTTGTGCTTCACCACATACAGGTTCACGTCCATGTGGCGCATGAGCACGAAGTACTCTGACACATACCCGACTGGCGGCGTGTCGATCACGATGTAGTCATACTGTTCCTTTAGTTGGTTTACCAGCTGTTGCATCCGCGGCGCCTCCAGCAGGTGCAGTGCATTGTCCGGAATCGGCCCGCATGGGATGATGTCGAGGTTATCGATATAGGTTTTCTGCAGCACTTCCTCCAACGGTAACCCCTGGGTCAGGTACGAGGAGAGGCCCACCGACTCGGCCACCGGGAAGTACTTGCTGAAGGTAGGCTTGCGCATATCCGACTCGATCAGCACCACGCGCTTGCCTGACATGGCAATCTCGGAACTTAGGTTCACGGAGCAGAACGTCTTGCCCTCTCCCGAGATGGACGATGTCAGCCCGATCACCTTGAACTCCTGATCCGCCATCAGGTACTGCAGGTTAATGCGTATCGACCGGAACGACTCGGC is a window of Pontibacter kalidii DNA encoding:
- a CDS encoding lipopolysaccharide biosynthesis protein codes for the protein MSKNLASKAVSGLKWGSVSTIANAVMQIGYTSAMARLLAPEAFGLVAIAGVIIRFGSYFAHLGLSQAIIQKEELSEDNIRAAFTSSTLLGLAFTLLVWALAPLATMFFDNGTFESEAVTPIVRVMSLAFLIAGLSATAFSLSERNMRFKELSIVETLSYVISYLGVGVLLAYLGYGVWSLVIATLTQSALVAIGAYVITRHNVLPHFKWESYKPLFSYGSKMSVISFLEFISQDMATILIGKTLGPYTLGIYDRAHRLVNLPMYMLTRTISRVIFPSFSKLQAETTKLASAYISSTTLLATIIIPTCLGLLVAAPEVVYVLLGDQWGESIPVLQVLCLAIPLSFITMFAGIVCDAKAVLNAKIVLTLLFIGVITGFFFLFRDQGLIGFAFAILAGELVRTLFYQTVLNRILKLSYSKQLLVYVPGIVNGMVIAAVIYVLSTMLRSVGLPHLLVLGAQISTGAVLFLVLTLFFPHKTLKNQINALLSRLGLEDNPTSYVGRLVLKYRKTVINSTEG